The Amycolatopsis jiangsuensis nucleotide sequence GTGGCCGGGCTGCAGTGGATCCTGGACGGCTACCTGCTCGCGCTCGCCGCGCTGATCCTGGTCGCCGGCACGCTCGGTGATCGTTACGGTCGCCGGCGCGTGTACCTGGCCGGCGTGGTGTGGTTCGGGCTCGCCTCCGGTCTGTGCGCGGCCGCCCCGTCCACCGAACTGCTGGTGGTCTTCCGGATTCTGCAGGGCATCGGCGGGGCACTGCTCACGCCCGGGTCGCTGGCCATCCTGCAGGCGTCGTTCTCCCGTGCGGACCGGGCCAGGGCGATCGGGGCGTGGTCCGGGCTGGGCGGGATCGCCTCCGCGGCCGGCCCGCTGCTGGGCGGGCTGCTCGTACAGGCGTGGTCGTGGCGGCTGGCGTTCCTGATCAACCTGCCGCTGGCCGTCGTGGTGGTGCTGATGGCGCGCCGGTTCGTGCCCGAGTCCCGCGATCCCTCGGCCACCGGGCATCCGGACTACCGGGCCGCCGCGATCGGCGCTCTCGGCCTCGCCGGGGTGACCGGCGCGCTGGTCGAGGCGCCGGTACGCGGAATCGGCGACCCGGTCGTGCTGGTCGCGCTCGTGGCCGGGGTGCTCGGCCTCGGGTTGTTCGTCCGGCTCCAGCGCCGCGCGGCCGAGCCGCTGGTACCGCCCGCGCTGTTCCGCGACCGCACGTTCACGCTGTCCAACGCGCTGACCTTCGTGGTCTACGCGGCGCTCGGCGGCGTGATGATGCTGCTGGTGCTCCAGTTGCAGGTGTCGCTCGGTTATCCGCCGACCCTGGCCGGGCTCGCCGGGCTGCCGATCACGATCATCATGCTCCTGCTGTCCGGTCGTTCCGGCGCGCTGGCGCAGCGGATCGGCCCGCGGACCCAGCTCGTGCTCGGGCC carries:
- a CDS encoding MFS transporter, giving the protein MTWPGHPGIRWGTGAARGVLWTTILGSGMAMLDGTIVNVALPRIGEELQASVAGLQWILDGYLLALAALILVAGTLGDRYGRRRVYLAGVVWFGLASGLCAAAPSTELLVVFRILQGIGGALLTPGSLAILQASFSRADRARAIGAWSGLGGIASAAGPLLGGLLVQAWSWRLAFLINLPLAVVVVLMARRFVPESRDPSATGHPDYRAAAIGALGLAGVTGALVEAPVRGIGDPVVLVALVAGVLGLGLFVRLQRRAAEPLVPPALFRDRTFTLSNALTFVVYAALGGVMMLLVLQLQVSLGYPPTLAGLAGLPITIIMLLLSGRSGALAQRIGPRTQLVLGPIVVGAGMLLLTRVGPGSSYLGSVLPAVVVFGLGLATVVAPVTATVLAAAPDRYAGAASGVNNAIARSGGLLAVAVLPAAAGLTGAAYRDPVALTAGWRTALMICAVLAVAGGLIALGIHNGVLGGAGPDDSSRQGDAPRREDSARPDDGQRPRDDARRDGQGPHDDSRRRDGARRGGGVHSGEFSRRDESPHPGECLHCGVEGPPTHVHPGGHGPS